DNA from Acidimicrobiales bacterium:
AGATCTACGGCGCCGGCTCCACGGGGTTCGGCCTGCTGCTCGCCGCCCTCGGCTTCGGCGTGGCGGCCGGGATCGTCGGCCTGAGCGTGCTGCAGCGGCGGGTGCCGCACGAGAAGATCTTCGTGCTGGCCGTGCTCGGCGCCGGCGCCTCGCTCATCGCCGCCGCCTTCATGTCGGAGATGACGCTGGCCCTCGTGTTCGCCACCGCCCTCGGCCTGTGCGCCGGCGCCGTCTACATCCTCGGCTTCACCATCCTCCAGACCAACGTCGAGGACGAGCTGCGGGGCCGCATCTTCGCCCTCCTCTACACCCTGGTCCGCTTCTGCCTGCTGCTGGCGTTCACGCTGGCGCCCGTGGCGTCCCGGGTGCTCGACGACGTGTCGGCGAGCCTGTTCGACCGCTCGGTGGCCATCGGCGGGCTGACGGTCGCCCTCCCCGGCGTGCGCATCACGCTCTGCCTGGGCGGGCTGATCATCCTGGCCGCCGGCGTCATCGCCGGTCGCGGCCTCCTCGCCGCCGGGGCCGCCCGCAGCACGCCGCGGTGAGCCGCCTCATCGCGCTCGAGGGCGGCGAGGCGTGCGGGAAGTCGACCCAGGCCGCCCTCCTGGCGTCGCGCCTGGGCGCCCTGCTCACGCGGGAGCCGGGGGGCACGGCGGTGGGCGAGCGGGTGCGGGCCGTGCTGCTGGACCGGAGCGTCGACGCGCTCGACGCCCGCGCCGAGGCGCTCCTCATGGCCGCCGCCCGGGCCCAGCACGTCTCCGAGGTGGTGGGCCCGGCCCTGCAGGCGGGGCGGGACGTGGTGACCGACCGGTTCTCGCACTCGTCGCTGGCCTACCAGGGCTACGGGCGGGGGCTCTCCGTGGACGAGGTGCGCCGGTTGTCGGACTGGGCGACGGGCGGCCTGTGGCCCGACGTGGTGGTGCTCCTCGACCTCCCCGCCGAGGAGGCGGAGGCCCGGCGCGGGCGTCCCGACCGCTTCGAGGCAGAGAGCCGCGAGTTCCACCGCCGGGTCGAGGCCGGGTTCCGCCAGTTGGCGGCGTCGGAGCCGGACCGCTGGCGCGTCGTCGACGCGTCGGGGACCGTCGAGGAGGTGGCGGCGCGCGTGTGGGACGCCGTGTGCGGCCGGCCACCGGTCGCCGGCGGCAGCCGCCTCGGGTAGACACTGGGGCCGCATGGTCGAAGCGCTCTACGAGGG
Protein-coding regions in this window:
- the tmk gene encoding dTMP kinase, giving the protein MSRLIALEGGEACGKSTQAALLASRLGALLTREPGGTAVGERVRAVLLDRSVDALDARAEALLMAAARAQHVSEVVGPALQAGRDVVTDRFSHSSLAYQGYGRGLSVDEVRRLSDWATGGLWPDVVVLLDLPAEEAEARRGRPDRFEAESREFHRRVEAGFRQLAASEPDRWRVVDASGTVEEVAARVWDAVCGRPPVAGGSRLG